The following proteins are co-located in the Ktedonobacteraceae bacterium genome:
- a CDS encoding ATP-binding protein, with translation MDGVLEYLREQLVPQVLQHCWQGRVVRIWMVEQTPAEAPYLLALLLADHLGPDAVSWSIKIFATYSQEKMVAEARHFTFSEQSLAHLPLNYQQQFFERVDAGNSDQPYSFALTGVVRHLVIFGRHDLLNHSPLSHLHLLIALHDLDSLTLPVQQVVLGRFATSLTGGGLLLLGPGASVQPHPHVYELLDPRWNLYRCRAVHPLAASNRPQQSIPALKGMDMAVAAEHLSSPQEQVVSEGVRPFPWQFDGVGMVLVNRAYRIMYLDSVAAELLGVPGEVVGQDFSKTISGLSEALLRLALVSVFEQHVPLKLSLRAQAQDAFVQRPPLTLQFAHLRAAETEPSLVAILISDARQLSLGYPTSESTKLASRSRDSSTEKLEPLQETLHQVNEQLESQMAFFQQTLEDAERVHELLQEANEELQATNEELEITSSEAAMDNQELHTITHELQVRLEEQKQASRQLELLNRLKDDFISIAGHEIKTPLTSILGNVQLALKYLSRLTLSGSEVAKEQQAIQQILQRTQQHIHRLTRLANDLLDIARIESHTLQFQFDRCELSALIRAVVEEQEQLTSGQRFVLSLPEYPMHVLADADRIRQVVNNYLSNALKYTPVGQMIEVRLQQEDQAVRLLVRDQGPGLSLPEQQRVWERYYQVPGIETQSGSEVGLGLGLAICRYIVEAHGGQVGVESVPGGGATFWFTLTLLNTTAVVT, from the coding sequence ATGGATGGTGTCCTGGAATATTTGAGAGAGCAACTCGTCCCGCAGGTGTTGCAACACTGCTGGCAAGGACGCGTCGTGCGCATCTGGATGGTGGAGCAGACCCCGGCAGAAGCACCGTATCTTCTGGCTTTGCTTTTAGCTGATCATTTGGGGCCGGATGCAGTCAGTTGGAGCATCAAGATTTTTGCTACCTACAGCCAGGAGAAGATGGTAGCAGAGGCACGCCATTTCACCTTTTCCGAACAAAGCCTCGCCCACCTTCCGCTCAACTATCAGCAACAGTTCTTTGAGCGCGTGGATGCAGGAAATAGCGATCAGCCGTACTCCTTTGCTCTGACCGGTGTGGTACGCCACCTGGTGATCTTTGGCAGGCATGATCTGCTCAACCATTCCCCGTTATCTCACCTGCACTTGCTGATTGCCCTGCATGACCTCGATTCGTTGACCCTGCCGGTGCAGCAGGTGGTACTCGGTCGTTTTGCGACCTCCCTGACCGGCGGTGGCCTGCTATTGCTTGGCCCCGGTGCATCTGTGCAGCCACATCCACATGTATATGAGCTGCTAGATCCGCGATGGAATCTGTATCGCTGCCGCGCAGTACATCCTCTCGCTGCCTCCAATAGACCCCAGCAGTCGATTCCGGCGCTTAAGGGAATGGACATGGCTGTTGCCGCAGAGCATCTTTCGTCACCTCAAGAGCAGGTCGTCTCAGAAGGAGTGAGGCCTTTCCCGTGGCAATTTGATGGAGTAGGCATGGTGCTGGTGAACCGGGCATATCGTATCATGTACCTGGATAGCGTTGCCGCTGAGCTGCTGGGTGTCCCCGGAGAAGTGGTTGGGCAGGATTTCAGCAAGACAATCTCCGGCCTATCGGAGGCGTTGTTGCGCCTGGCACTTGTGTCTGTTTTTGAACAACATGTGCCGCTGAAGCTCTCCCTGCGCGCGCAGGCGCAAGATGCTTTTGTGCAGAGACCTCCGCTCACACTTCAATTTGCCCACCTGCGTGCCGCAGAAACTGAGCCATCCCTCGTAGCTATTTTGATCAGTGATGCCAGGCAGCTTTCGCTTGGCTATCCCACTTCCGAGAGCACGAAGCTTGCTTCGCGATCAAGAGATTCCTCTACTGAGAAATTGGAACCCCTACAAGAAACATTGCACCAGGTGAATGAACAGCTCGAAAGCCAGATGGCGTTCTTTCAGCAAACGCTTGAGGACGCGGAACGGGTTCATGAGCTGTTGCAGGAAGCCAATGAGGAACTGCAGGCGACCAATGAAGAACTCGAAATCACGAGCAGTGAGGCAGCAATGGATAATCAGGAACTTCATACCATCACACACGAGCTGCAGGTTCGCCTGGAAGAGCAGAAGCAAGCGAGCCGGCAACTCGAACTCCTCAATCGGCTCAAAGACGACTTCATTAGTATCGCCGGTCATGAGATCAAGACGCCCTTGACCAGTATTCTGGGCAATGTGCAGTTAGCGCTCAAATACCTGTCTCGCCTCACACTTTCAGGCTCGGAAGTAGCAAAGGAGCAACAGGCGATTCAACAAATCCTTCAGCGCACGCAGCAACATATTCACCGCTTAACCCGCTTAGCGAATGATTTACTTGATATCGCTCGTATTGAATCTCATACGCTCCAGTTCCAGTTCGATCGCTGTGAATTGAGCGCATTGATACGTGCTGTTGTGGAAGAGCAAGAGCAACTGACCTCCGGGCAGCGCTTTGTACTCTCGCTGCCGGAGTATCCAATGCATGTGCTGGCTGATGCTGATCGCATCCGGCAGGTGGTCAACAACTACCTGTCCAATGCCCTCAAATATACTCCAGTTGGTCAGATGATAGAAGTAAGGCTCCAGCAAGAAGACCAGGCGGTGCGATTGCTGGTGCGCGACCAGGGACCAGGTCTCTCGCTACCGGAGCAGCAACGGGTATGGGAGCGGTACTACCAGGTGCCGGGGATCGAAACTCAAAGTGGCTCCGAGGTTGGCCTGGGATTAGGTCTGGCCATTTGCCGCTACATTGTTGAAGCTCATGGTGGGCAGGTTGGGGTGGAGAGCGTTCCAGGGGGAGGAGCGACCTTCTGGTTTACCTTGACGCTTCTTAACACAACAGCGGTAGTGACATAA
- a CDS encoding alkyl hydroperoxide reductase → MHALAQLREIEIAFPNELAVVSVHSPKFKREQYTESVRDAVLRYGITHPVVNDRSMRMWREYAVRAWPTLMFIDPENRVIARHEGEINPDGAKRLIAEMIKEFDAENLLNHRPLRFAHETAPEAIMAFPGKLAVDAPANRLVISDSAHHRLLEMDLEGKVRHIIGSGEPGKANGPFAQAQFNRPQGVTLDGEILYVADTENHMIRRVDLAAQQVETIAGTGEQAGMSDTTAWGPALNAALSSPWDIVHSSNQLYIAMAGMHQIFVYYIDRQEIEPFAGTGHEDIRDGTLTEAFFAQPNGLSLDDNRVLYVADSETSAVRAVSLTGTENVITLVGTGLFDFGDRNGVGDEVLLQHVQAVCFIDGMVYLADTYNNRIKVLNPQTREVQSFAGSGEAGYTDGAPDTAQFNEPGGLATAGGKLYVADTNNHAIRVIDLASGNVGTLNVRM, encoded by the coding sequence ATGCATGCGCTCGCGCAGTTGCGTGAGATCGAAATCGCCTTTCCCAACGAGCTGGCAGTCGTCAGCGTTCACTCTCCCAAGTTCAAACGCGAACAATATACCGAAAGCGTTCGAGACGCTGTGCTGCGTTATGGCATTACCCATCCCGTCGTCAATGACCGCTCCATGCGCATGTGGCGAGAGTACGCCGTGCGGGCATGGCCGACCTTGATGTTCATCGACCCGGAAAATAGAGTGATTGCCAGGCACGAAGGGGAAATTAATCCTGATGGCGCGAAACGACTCATCGCAGAGATGATTAAAGAGTTCGACGCCGAAAACTTGCTCAATCACCGCCCGCTGCGCTTCGCGCATGAAACCGCGCCGGAGGCAATTATGGCCTTCCCCGGCAAGCTGGCGGTCGATGCCCCGGCAAATCGCCTGGTTATCAGCGATTCCGCTCATCATCGCCTGCTGGAAATGGACCTGGAAGGTAAGGTACGGCATATCATTGGCAGCGGAGAACCGGGCAAGGCAAACGGGCCATTCGCGCAGGCTCAATTCAATCGCCCGCAAGGTGTGACGCTCGACGGCGAGATTCTTTACGTGGCCGACACGGAAAATCACATGATCCGGCGCGTCGATCTCGCTGCGCAGCAGGTCGAAACCATCGCTGGAACGGGCGAGCAGGCCGGCATGAGCGATACAACCGCGTGGGGGCCTGCGCTCAATGCAGCCTTGAGCTCGCCCTGGGATATCGTTCACTCCAGCAACCAACTCTATATTGCCATGGCGGGGATGCACCAGATCTTCGTGTACTATATTGACCGCCAGGAAATCGAGCCATTTGCCGGCACCGGCCATGAGGATATTCGTGATGGCACGCTTACAGAAGCGTTCTTCGCCCAGCCCAACGGCCTATCGTTGGATGATAACCGCGTGCTATATGTGGCTGATAGTGAGACAAGCGCGGTCCGAGCTGTATCCCTGACAGGGACAGAAAACGTAATCACACTGGTTGGAACGGGATTATTCGATTTCGGCGACAGGAATGGTGTGGGCGACGAGGTGCTCTTGCAGCATGTGCAAGCCGTTTGCTTTATCGATGGTATGGTCTACCTCGCCGATACCTATAACAATCGTATCAAAGTACTGAACCCACAAACACGCGAAGTACAATCTTTTGCCGGCAGCGGCGAGGCGGGATATACTGATGGTGCGCCTGACACGGCACAATTCAATGAACCTGGCGGCCTGGCAACTGCTGGCGGCAAATTATACGTGGCGGACACGAACAACCATGCCATACGTGTGATAGACCTGGCGTCGGGAAATGTGGGGACGCTGAACGTGCGTATGTAA
- a CDS encoding LLM class flavin-dependent oxidoreductase produces the protein MQIAIGLPGTIPGVSGEFILDWAKLAEVGPFSSFAVLDRLVYPNYEPLITLAAVAGVTERMRLMTSILIAPLHDTAILAKQAASIDALSNGRLTLGIAVGGRQDDYQAAQVPFHERGKRFDEQLATMKRIWSGQPVSDKVGAIGPNPVQKGGPELLIGGYSPEAIKRVGRWGDGFISGGGGPDAARQGYNVAEQSWKEAGRPGKPRFVGATYYGLGQDAAEKAAQYIRHYYSFMGPMADRIAASVPSTPEAIKGALKAFADVGVDELIFWPTIADLNQVDMLAELVS, from the coding sequence ATGCAAATTGCGATTGGACTGCCCGGCACAATACCGGGAGTATCGGGTGAATTTATTCTAGACTGGGCCAAGTTGGCAGAAGTGGGACCGTTCTCGAGTTTCGCCGTGCTTGATCGCCTGGTCTATCCCAACTATGAACCACTGATCACGCTCGCGGCAGTCGCCGGTGTGACAGAGCGCATGCGCTTGATGACCAGTATCTTGATAGCCCCATTACATGACACCGCCATACTCGCGAAGCAGGCTGCCAGCATCGATGCGCTCTCCAATGGTCGCCTGACGCTCGGCATCGCCGTCGGTGGCCGGCAAGATGATTATCAGGCCGCGCAGGTTCCATTTCACGAACGCGGCAAGCGCTTTGATGAGCAACTGGCAACCATGAAGCGCATCTGGTCCGGCCAGCCAGTAAGCGATAAAGTGGGGGCAATTGGCCCGAACCCCGTGCAGAAAGGCGGGCCAGAACTGCTGATTGGGGGTTATTCGCCGGAAGCTATTAAGCGCGTAGGTCGTTGGGGCGATGGATTTATCAGCGGAGGCGGAGGCCCAGATGCAGCTCGCCAGGGCTATAATGTAGCCGAGCAGTCCTGGAAAGAGGCGGGCAGGCCCGGCAAGCCACGATTCGTTGGCGCCACTTACTATGGACTGGGACAAGATGCGGCTGAGAAGGCCGCCCAGTATATTCGTCACTATTATTCGTTCATGGGACCGATGGCAGATAGAATCGCCGCCAGCGTCCCAAGCACTCCCGAGGCAATTAAAGGGGCCTTGAAAGCATTTGCTGATGTGGGAGTAGACGAACTGATCTTCTGGCCCACCATTGCCGACCTGAACCAGGTCGATATGCTGGCGGAATTGGTGAGTTAA
- the pruA gene encoding L-glutamate gamma-semialdehyde dehydrogenase codes for MAKMIESVASRAATPFVNAPYTDFTKEENRRAQMEALEQVKSELGQTYPLIIGGKKITNEATFASVNPSQPDQVIGYFSKATVEQANEAVQAAAEAFESWKHVPAEERAGYLFAAADLLKQRRFYVNAWMIYEVGKSWPEADGDTAEAIDFLEFYAREMMRLASEQPLVHIDTEDNELVYIPLGVGAVIPPWNFPAAIMVGMTSASFVAGNTVILKPASTSPMIAWQFMRILEDIGLPAGVVNFLTGSGSTIGDALVENPQVRYIAFTGSRDVGLRINELAAKHRKGQKWIKRTILEMGGKDAVVVDETADLDAAASGIVASAFGFQGQKCSAGSRAIIVEQVYDQVLQKIIEKTKQLTVGDVTNPEVSIGPVVDENAMKKITDYIEIGKQEGHLVVGGGHHGPGYFIEPTIIADVDPHARIAQEEIFGPVLAVIKAKDFDEAIRIANDTEYGLTGSLYSNNPQRIEKAKEDFFVGNLYFNRKCTGALVGVHPFGGFNMSGTDSKAGGRDYLLLFTQAKAISAKK; via the coding sequence ATGGCAAAAATGATTGAGAGTGTGGCGTCACGAGCAGCGACGCCTTTTGTGAATGCCCCTTACACCGATTTTACGAAAGAGGAGAACCGCCGCGCGCAGATGGAGGCGCTGGAGCAGGTCAAAAGCGAACTGGGGCAGACGTACCCGCTGATTATCGGCGGCAAAAAGATAACGAACGAGGCGACATTTGCCTCGGTTAATCCATCACAGCCCGACCAGGTAATTGGCTATTTTTCGAAAGCCACGGTCGAGCAGGCAAACGAAGCAGTACAGGCAGCCGCGGAGGCTTTTGAAAGTTGGAAACACGTCCCGGCTGAAGAGCGCGCCGGTTATCTTTTCGCGGCAGCTGATCTACTGAAACAGCGCCGATTTTATGTCAATGCCTGGATGATCTACGAGGTCGGTAAAAGCTGGCCGGAGGCCGATGGCGATACCGCCGAAGCCATCGACTTCCTTGAATTCTATGCTCGTGAGATGATGCGCCTGGCCAGTGAGCAGCCGCTGGTTCATATCGATACCGAAGATAATGAACTGGTTTACATCCCCCTCGGCGTGGGTGCTGTGATACCACCCTGGAACTTCCCTGCCGCCATCATGGTTGGCATGACCAGCGCATCGTTCGTGGCCGGCAACACTGTCATCCTTAAGCCCGCCAGCACCTCACCGATGATCGCCTGGCAGTTCATGCGCATCCTGGAAGATATCGGCCTGCCCGCGGGTGTGGTCAACTTCCTCACGGGTTCCGGCTCCACGATTGGGGACGCGTTGGTCGAGAATCCGCAGGTGCGTTACATTGCCTTCACCGGTTCGCGCGACGTGGGATTACGTATCAACGAACTCGCCGCTAAGCACCGCAAGGGACAGAAGTGGATCAAGCGCACCATTCTGGAGATGGGCGGAAAAGATGCCGTCGTCGTCGATGAGACCGCCGACCTGGACGCCGCGGCAAGTGGTATCGTCGCCTCGGCCTTTGGCTTCCAGGGGCAGAAATGTTCGGCAGGCTCGCGCGCCATCATCGTTGAGCAGGTCTATGACCAGGTGCTGCAAAAGATCATCGAGAAGACGAAGCAGCTGACCGTAGGCGATGTCACGAATCCAGAAGTATCGATAGGCCCGGTCGTTGATGAGAACGCCATGAAGAAAATTACCGATTACATCGAGATCGGCAAGCAGGAGGGACACCTGGTTGTTGGCGGCGGACATCATGGCCCCGGTTACTTTATCGAGCCAACCATAATAGCCGATGTTGACCCTCATGCTCGCATCGCGCAGGAAGAAATCTTCGGGCCGGTGCTGGCCGTCATCAAAGCCAAAGACTTCGACGAGGCCATCCGCATCGCAAATGACACCGAGTACGGACTGACGGGTTCGCTGTATTCAAACAACCCTCAGCGCATCGAAAAAGCGAAGGAAGATTTCTTTGTTGGCAATCTGTACTTTAATCGCAAATGTACAGGGGCGCTGGTCGGCGTGCATCCTTTCGGCGGCTTCAACATGTCCGGGACCGACTCCAAGGCGGGCGGCAGGGATTACCTGCTCCTGTTCACACAGGCAAAGGCCATCTCGGCAAAGAAATAG
- a CDS encoding MBL fold metallo-hydrolase has protein sequence MSNVTQVSPGAWLISHPFLGEHGIIGSYLLAEANDLAIIDPGPGSMLDSLLASIREAGFDPRDVTHILATHVHLDHAGATGSLVRRMPRAQVYAHSKGVPHLLDTSKVVASAARIYGERMQLLWGEIEPTPQERLHAIEHGDTLYVAGRHLQVLYTPGHAVHHVTFFDPNSGEAFVGDVAGVRLQDVDYVRPPTPPPDIDLEAWSDSMNLIKSLHPEVLYIAHFGPIRDIDSHFERLHDRLYAWGEFVLAAMRDGKDEAEIITMLIEHTQPELERVANNPKAIQRYEIATNYAMTVQGYMRYWRKKHPERL, from the coding sequence TTGTCGAATGTCACTCAAGTAAGCCCCGGCGCATGGCTGATTTCTCATCCATTTCTGGGTGAACATGGCATCATTGGCTCCTACCTGCTGGCGGAAGCCAATGATCTCGCCATTATCGATCCTGGGCCGGGCAGTATGCTGGATTCCCTTCTAGCATCAATACGAGAAGCCGGTTTTGACCCGCGGGATGTGACGCATATCCTCGCGACCCATGTCCACCTGGATCACGCCGGCGCCACCGGCTCGCTGGTTCGCCGGATGCCGCGCGCCCAGGTCTACGCTCATAGCAAAGGCGTTCCACACCTGCTCGATACCTCTAAAGTGGTGGCAAGCGCGGCACGCATCTATGGCGAACGCATGCAATTGCTCTGGGGCGAGATCGAACCAACACCCCAGGAGCGGCTGCACGCCATCGAACACGGCGATACCTTATATGTTGCCGGTCGTCACCTGCAGGTACTCTACACACCAGGGCATGCCGTACACCACGTCACCTTTTTCGACCCCAACTCAGGCGAAGCGTTTGTGGGAGACGTGGCCGGAGTGCGCTTGCAGGATGTAGATTATGTGCGCCCGCCAACACCCCCGCCGGATATCGACCTCGAAGCCTGGTCGGACAGCATGAATCTGATCAAGAGCCTGCATCCTGAAGTGTTGTATATCGCGCATTTCGGCCCTATCCGCGACATAGATTCACATTTCGAGCGCCTGCATGACAGACTCTATGCCTGGGGAGAATTCGTGCTGGCCGCCATGCGCGATGGCAAGGACGAGGCCGAGATCATTACGATGCTCATCGAGCATACGCAGCCCGAGCTGGAACGGGTTGCCAACAATCCAAAGGCCATCCAACGCTACGAAATCGCCACGAACTATGCGATGACGGTACAGGGCTATATGCGCTACTGGCGCAAGAAGCACCCTGAAAGGCTCTAA
- a CDS encoding IclR family transcriptional regulator, protein MEEQIVQYNEHPQVDEENTTVSTAPAPMVERAFRLLDILSGSEEGLILSDLARMLNMSKGSVHGLLKTLESSGAVEQIEERRYVLGPRLYDITQAYIQRAGLRHFAVPAMRRLATKSGETVFLGRIEQKGVRIIECIVDEGETTSLHITAPRGARVHMLAAATGPLVLASWPAEQRKEYLHAQPLPRFTEHSILDPQQYLARIEEAIHNGVSIDYEEYLAGVNAVAAPIYGASGRLIALLWMVGFSSRFSGSALERAATELRGEAEAISRSLGAV, encoded by the coding sequence ATGGAAGAACAAATAGTTCAATATAACGAACATCCCCAGGTGGATGAAGAAAATACAACGGTATCAACGGCGCCGGCTCCCATGGTTGAGCGCGCTTTTCGTCTACTGGACATCTTGAGTGGCTCAGAAGAGGGGCTGATTCTCTCTGACCTTGCGCGCATGCTCAACATGAGCAAGGGCAGTGTGCATGGACTCCTCAAGACGCTGGAGAGCAGCGGAGCGGTCGAGCAGATAGAGGAGCGTCGTTATGTACTCGGCCCGCGCCTCTACGATATTACACAGGCTTACATCCAACGTGCCGGTTTGCGTCATTTCGCTGTACCCGCCATGCGCAGGCTGGCGACAAAGAGCGGCGAGACGGTGTTTTTAGGCAGGATTGAGCAAAAAGGCGTGCGCATCATCGAGTGTATCGTGGATGAAGGAGAAACGACTTCTCTACACATCACTGCTCCGCGAGGCGCGCGCGTACACATGCTGGCAGCTGCCACTGGCCCTCTCGTGCTGGCAAGCTGGCCGGCGGAACAACGCAAGGAGTATTTGCACGCTCAACCCCTGCCTCGCTTCACCGAACATTCGATTTTAGACCCTCAACAATACCTGGCCCGCATAGAAGAGGCTATTCATAACGGTGTGAGTATTGACTACGAGGAATATCTTGCGGGCGTTAACGCGGTAGCTGCTCCAATTTATGGCGCAAGCGGAAGACTCATCGCTCTGCTCTGGATGGTTGGCTTCTCCTCGCGCTTCTCCGGCTCCGCTCTTGAACGCGCCGCAACTGAGTTGCGTGGCGAAGCAGAGGCGATCTCACGCTCTCTTGGCGCAGTATGA
- a CDS encoding (2Fe-2S)-binding protein, with protein MRELITLHVNGERREVAVLPHHTLLEVLREDLGLTGTKHGCELGECGACTVLIDGIPMLSCLTLPLEVQESEITTIEGLEQNGKLHPLQETFAELGAAQCGYCTPGILLSGAALLQANPRPTREQIKDALAGNLCRCTGYTKIYEAVESAAERMQGGVS; from the coding sequence TTGCGTGAACTCATTACGCTACATGTGAATGGCGAACGCCGCGAAGTAGCAGTACTGCCACATCATACGCTGCTCGAAGTGCTGCGTGAAGATTTGGGATTGACCGGAACCAAACATGGCTGCGAGCTTGGCGAATGCGGTGCCTGTACAGTCCTGATTGACGGCATCCCTATGCTCTCATGCCTCACATTACCGCTAGAAGTGCAGGAAAGCGAGATCACCACTATCGAGGGCCTGGAACAAAACGGCAAACTCCATCCCCTCCAGGAGACGTTCGCCGAACTGGGCGCCGCGCAATGCGGATACTGCACGCCGGGTATCCTGCTATCAGGCGCTGCTCTGTTGCAGGCAAACCCGCGGCCCACGCGCGAGCAAATCAAGGATGCGCTGGCGGGAAACCTCTGCCGCTGTACTGGCTATACGAAAATCTACGAGGCGGTTGAATCCGCTGCCGAACGCATGCAGGGAGGCGTATCATGA
- a CDS encoding molybdopterin cofactor-binding domain-containing protein, translated as MKQQQDEQVQKAHPPYKIIGTPRPKVDAYSKVTGRALYADDIMLPRMLYGRLVRSPHPHARILSIDTHKALELPGVIAIITGEDLPQKYGILPSSQDEYALAIDKVRYVGDPVVAIAALDPDILDEAVKLIQVEYEVLPALMSIDEALAHPEVKINDEARIGNIHKAVSYEFGGVEAGFAEADYIREDWLYYEGNNHAPIEAHACVANWEPNPSDPVGGKLTLWSSTQTPHYVHRELSKVLGIPQSHIRVIAPNVGGGFGGKSDPFSHEICAAELSRRTGRPVKITCTREEVFLIHRGRHPVKMWIKTGVKRDGTLTAMHFRSFLDGGAYGSYGIATTYYTGALQTVTYKLPAYKFEGMRLFTNKPPCGPKRGHGTTQPRYAVEVHMDKIAHDLGMDPVEFRRHNLIEPYTRTVNGLRITSCALGECLDQVVERSGWKDFHLTKQSGTSDQRTDHAGAKSNQTTKRGLGLAASSYICGAGKPIYWNDLPHSAVQIRLDRGGGVTVYCGSTDIGQGSTSILAYIVAEELGIQPEQIHMETADTSLTPVDLGSYSSRVTFMAGNAAIAAARKLKEQLFSVVAEQLHTPIEQLESADGMIFDTNDPGNTLPFVKAVQLAEARYGALVAAGSYAPPEGIHGDYKGAGVGPSPAYSYSACVAQVAVDVETGEVIVEKLWMAHDVGQSINPLLVAGQVEGGAYMGYGEALMEQQIFRKGRHKIPSLLDYKLATTLDTPEIETILVEVPDREGPFGGKEAGQGPLNPVIPAIANAVYDAIGVRIDEVPITADKVLKALKARSQEKGAGQPPIVKPVEIPSPWPTRLIKWQPEEIELARSNGNGQHTDMRVAAKGGQS; from the coding sequence ATGAAGCAACAGCAAGACGAGCAAGTGCAAAAGGCTCATCCTCCATATAAGATCATCGGTACTCCGCGTCCGAAGGTCGATGCCTACAGCAAAGTAACCGGTCGCGCGCTCTATGCCGACGATATTATGCTGCCGCGCATGCTTTATGGACGACTCGTGCGCTCTCCCCATCCACATGCTCGCATTCTCTCCATCGATACGCATAAGGCTCTGGAATTGCCAGGCGTCATCGCCATCATCACGGGTGAAGACCTGCCACAAAAATATGGCATTCTTCCCTCCAGCCAGGATGAGTACGCGCTGGCTATCGACAAGGTGCGCTACGTGGGCGACCCGGTCGTCGCGATTGCCGCGCTCGACCCCGATATCCTCGACGAAGCAGTCAAGCTCATCCAGGTTGAATACGAGGTGCTGCCCGCGCTGATGAGCATCGATGAAGCGCTCGCGCATCCCGAGGTAAAAATCAATGATGAGGCGCGTATTGGCAACATTCACAAGGCCGTCTCCTACGAATTTGGTGGGGTCGAGGCCGGTTTTGCCGAAGCTGATTACATCCGCGAAGACTGGCTCTACTATGAGGGCAACAATCATGCTCCGATTGAAGCGCATGCCTGTGTCGCGAATTGGGAACCTAATCCCAGCGATCCTGTTGGCGGCAAACTCACTCTCTGGTCTTCCACCCAGACCCCACACTATGTTCATCGTGAGTTGAGCAAGGTGCTGGGCATACCGCAATCGCATATCCGTGTGATCGCGCCCAACGTCGGCGGTGGCTTTGGCGGCAAGAGCGATCCATTCTCGCATGAAATCTGCGCCGCCGAACTCTCGCGGCGCACCGGCAGGCCCGTAAAAATTACCTGCACGCGCGAGGAAGTCTTCTTGATTCACCGGGGTCGCCATCCCGTCAAAATGTGGATCAAGACCGGCGTGAAGCGAGACGGCACGCTGACCGCCATGCACTTCCGCTCATTCCTGGATGGCGGCGCTTACGGTTCCTACGGCATAGCAACCACGTATTACACGGGCGCATTGCAGACGGTGACATACAAGCTGCCCGCGTATAAGTTCGAGGGCATGCGCCTCTTCACCAATAAGCCGCCCTGTGGTCCAAAGCGCGGTCATGGAACGACGCAGCCGCGCTATGCTGTAGAAGTACACATGGATAAAATCGCGCACGACCTCGGCATGGACCCGGTTGAATTTCGCCGCCACAATCTGATTGAGCCATATACGCGCACCGTGAATGGATTGCGCATCACCAGCTGCGCGCTCGGTGAATGCCTCGACCAGGTCGTCGAACGCTCCGGTTGGAAAGATTTCCATTTGACAAAGCAATCAGGAACATCCGATCAGCGAACTGACCATGCAGGCGCGAAATCCAATCAGACGACTAAGCGCGGGCTTGGATTGGCCGCTTCCTCTTATATTTGCGGCGCGGGCAAGCCCATCTACTGGAATGACCTGCCGCATTCGGCTGTGCAGATACGGCTTGATCGCGGCGGCGGTGTCACCGTCTACTGCGGCTCGACCGATATTGGCCAGGGGTCTACCTCGATACTGGCGTACATCGTTGCCGAAGAATTGGGTATCCAGCCGGAACAGATTCACATGGAGACGGCAGATACGAGCCTGACGCCGGTTGATCTTGGCTCATATTCCAGCCGCGTCACCTTCATGGCTGGCAACGCCGCTATTGCCGCAGCCCGCAAACTGAAAGAGCAGCTTTTTTCGGTCGTTGCCGAACAGTTGCACACGCCGATTGAGCAACTGGAAAGCGCTGATGGCATGATCTTCGATACAAACGACCCCGGCAATACTCTGCCGTTCGTAAAAGCGGTGCAGCTGGCCGAAGCTCGTTATGGCGCGCTGGTAGCTGCCGGTTCTTATGCTCCACCGGAGGGCATTCACGGCGATTACAAGGGAGCCGGTGTCGGCCCTTCACCGGCCTATTCCTATTCAGCTTGCGTTGCTCAGGTAGCCGTCGATGTAGAGACAGGCGAGGTTATCGTAGAGAAGTTATGGATGGCGCACGACGTTGGACAGTCCATCAATCCCTTGCTGGTCGCGGGCCAGGTTGAGGGAGGCGCGTACATGGGTTATGGTGAAGCGCTCATGGAGCAGCAAATCTTCCGCAAGGGGCGACACAAAATACCCTCCCTGCTGGATTATAAGCTGGCTACCACCCTCGATACGCCCGAAATTGAGACCATCCTGGTCGAAGTACCCGACAGGGAAGGGCCGTTTGGGGGTAAGGAAGCAGGCCAGGGACCGCTAAATCCGGTCATTCCGGCAATTGCCAACGCTGTCTACGACGCTATTGGTGTGCGTATCGACGAGGTTCCCATTACGGCGGACAAGGTACTGAAGGCATTGAAAGCCAGGAGCCAGGAAAAAGGCGCCGGCCAACCACCCATCGTCAAGCCGGTCGAAATACCATCTCCGTGGCCGACCCGCCTCATCAAATGGCAGCCTGAAGAGATTGAACTGGCACGCAGCAATGGCAATGGGCAGCATACGGATATGAGAGTTGCGGCAAAAGGAGGACAATCCTGA